The Agromyces hippuratus genome has a window encoding:
- a CDS encoding MFS transporter has product MTQTVSTAPAATSEMPTTTAPAALTMRPGRWIDGWDAEDTGQWEAQGRAIARRNLNWSIFAEFLGFVVWQLWSIVAVTLPKAGFDLSTGEIFWLISIPSLVGATLRIPYSFLVPKYGGRNWTIISAGLLLAPTIAMVVCVSNPETPFPVLLCAAALAGFGGGNFASSMSNITFFYPQREKGWALGLNAAGGNLGAAVAQLVVPIVITIGAGATLNLPVAGWIWIPFILIAMIGAARYMNNLSNAKADFSGSAAALKEPHLWLLSLLYIGTFGSFIGFASVFPKLIADQFPEFSAIAIGGASVSLAFLGALVGSLARPYGGRLSDRFGGARITMFAFAAMALITIAVLLTLPLASFWLFLGLFLLLFASAGIGNGSTYRMVPIVFAVRGGGTGDVSTQRKSAAALGLISAIGAYGGFLIPQALNLSFQSTGTYAAAFIGFIAAYALLLVLTWGVYVRSSKLSAHKI; this is encoded by the coding sequence ATGACCCAGACCGTGAGCACCGCTCCCGCCGCGACATCCGAAATGCCCACGACGACGGCCCCGGCCGCCCTCACGATGCGTCCAGGTCGCTGGATCGACGGATGGGACGCCGAGGACACCGGCCAGTGGGAGGCGCAGGGACGCGCGATCGCGCGCCGCAACCTCAACTGGTCGATCTTCGCGGAGTTCCTCGGATTCGTGGTGTGGCAGCTCTGGAGCATCGTCGCGGTCACGCTGCCGAAGGCGGGCTTCGACCTCTCGACGGGCGAGATCTTCTGGCTGATCTCCATCCCGAGCCTCGTGGGTGCGACCCTCCGCATCCCGTACTCGTTCCTGGTGCCGAAGTACGGCGGCCGCAACTGGACCATCATCTCGGCCGGGCTGCTCCTCGCACCGACCATCGCGATGGTCGTCTGCGTGTCCAACCCCGAGACGCCATTCCCGGTGCTGCTCTGCGCCGCAGCACTCGCGGGCTTCGGCGGCGGCAACTTCGCCAGCTCGATGTCGAACATCACGTTCTTCTACCCGCAGCGCGAGAAGGGCTGGGCGCTCGGCCTGAATGCGGCCGGCGGCAACCTCGGCGCTGCCGTCGCCCAGTTAGTGGTGCCGATCGTCATCACGATCGGCGCGGGCGCGACGCTCAACCTCCCGGTCGCCGGCTGGATCTGGATCCCGTTCATCCTCATCGCCATGATCGGCGCCGCCCGCTACATGAACAACCTCTCCAACGCCAAGGCGGACTTCTCCGGCTCGGCCGCGGCGCTCAAGGAGCCCCACCTCTGGCTGCTCTCGCTGCTCTACATCGGCACGTTCGGCTCGTTCATCGGATTCGCCAGCGTGTTCCCGAAGCTCATCGCCGACCAGTTCCCCGAGTTCTCGGCGATCGCCATCGGCGGCGCATCCGTCTCGCTCGCCTTCCTGGGTGCGCTCGTCGGCTCGCTGGCCCGGCCCTACGGCGGTCGGCTCTCCGACCGGTTCGGCGGTGCGCGCATCACGATGTTCGCGTTCGCCGCGATGGCCCTCATCACGATCGCCGTGCTCCTGACCCTCCCGCTCGCCAGCTTCTGGCTCTTCCTCGGCCTGTTCCTCCTGCTCTTCGCCTCGGCCGGCATCGGCAACGGCTCCACCTATCGCATGGTGCCGATCGTCTTCGCCGTTCGCGGCGGCGGCACCGGCGACGTGTCGACGCAGCGCAAGTCCGCGGCCGCACTGGGCCTCATCTCGGCCATCGGCGCCTACGGCGGCTTCCTCATCCCGCAGGCGCTGAACCTCTCGTTCCAGTCGACCGGAACGTACGCCGCCGCGTTCATCGGATTCATCGCCGCCTACGCGCTGCTGCTCGTGCTCACCTGGGGCGTGTACGTGCGCTCCAGCAAGCTCAGCGCCCACAAGATCTGA
- the nirD gene encoding nitrite reductase small subunit NirD yields the protein MSLTMETTTTWVPTCEVADLEPGWGEVALLGRTQVALLRLDEEEVYAVDHHDPRTGAPVMARGIVGSRGDRPTIASPLHKEVYDLGTGECFTDSALALRTYRTRIVGGMIEVELER from the coding sequence ATGTCGCTGACGATGGAGACGACCACGACGTGGGTGCCGACGTGCGAGGTCGCCGACCTCGAACCCGGGTGGGGCGAGGTCGCGCTGCTCGGGCGCACGCAGGTCGCCCTGCTCCGTCTCGACGAGGAAGAGGTGTACGCCGTGGACCATCACGACCCTCGCACGGGCGCGCCCGTGATGGCGCGGGGCATCGTCGGGTCGCGAGGCGACCGGCCGACGATCGCGTCGCCCCTGCACAAGGAGGTCTACGACCTCGGCACGGGGGAGTGCTTCACCGACAGCGCGCTCGCGCTGCGCACCTATCGAACGCGCATCGTCGGCGGCATGATCGAGGTCGAACTCGAGCGCTGA
- a CDS encoding FAD-dependent oxidoreductase, which translates to MSQLRIVLIGYGPVGARFVEQLLPAVANGSIALTVVAGEHVEAYNRVLVAEYAVGNTELDAMLVGDRVAAEAAGARVLLGVAATSIDRSAQLVHLDSGEALAYDRLVLATGSRANVPTLDGIERHRRDLDSLQKYAKQLVARDDDLPTGITALRDLADAERVLGAVQARKRIIVLGAGVLGLELALAAAHAGAQVCVVHHGPHPMPRNLDRGGGLVLRAALRRSGVTVVAHSRAEAVAFRTDDDGTRRFDMVVTADGKQLRGDLLVLSCGVSPRNELATLAGLRTAVGVVVGADLASWTDPDVYAIGDCAQVAPRTEELAGQRVLPGAPSGLIGPGWRQAEWLAAQFIASTTGDGPADAAAPAERDAIVMLKAKHIDVVAVGDISADPWDDDTLHPRRRVSQWADPEHLRYVKMVTEDGALTGFVSVGMPRTAAELTLLFERRGELPADRSVLLRFDGPDYDPSADADAFAPASTVCWCNGVTVGRIEDAAACGATTVEGVGRETRAGTGCGGCKGRIAEILARAAETDETPSVTA; encoded by the coding sequence ATGAGCCAGCTCAGGATCGTGCTGATCGGCTACGGCCCCGTCGGCGCGCGATTCGTCGAGCAGTTGCTGCCCGCCGTCGCGAACGGATCGATCGCCCTCACCGTCGTCGCCGGCGAACACGTCGAGGCGTACAACCGGGTACTCGTGGCCGAGTACGCCGTCGGCAACACCGAGCTCGACGCGATGCTCGTCGGCGACCGGGTCGCTGCGGAAGCCGCCGGTGCGCGGGTGCTGCTCGGCGTCGCCGCCACCTCGATCGATCGATCGGCGCAGCTCGTGCATCTCGATTCCGGCGAGGCGCTCGCCTACGACCGGCTCGTGCTCGCGACGGGGTCTCGGGCGAATGTGCCGACGCTCGACGGGATTGAGCGGCACCGCCGCGACCTCGACTCGCTGCAGAAGTACGCGAAGCAGCTCGTCGCACGCGACGACGACCTGCCCACGGGCATCACCGCCCTCCGGGACCTGGCCGACGCCGAACGCGTGCTCGGCGCGGTTCAGGCGCGCAAGCGCATCATCGTGCTCGGCGCCGGCGTGCTCGGCCTCGAACTCGCGCTCGCCGCCGCCCACGCCGGCGCGCAGGTCTGCGTGGTGCATCATGGCCCCCACCCCATGCCGCGCAACCTCGACCGCGGGGGCGGCCTGGTGCTGCGCGCCGCGCTGCGTCGATCGGGCGTCACCGTCGTCGCCCACAGCCGTGCCGAGGCCGTGGCCTTCCGCACCGACGACGACGGCACGCGCCGCTTCGACATGGTCGTCACCGCCGACGGAAAGCAGTTGCGCGGCGACCTGCTCGTGCTCTCGTGCGGGGTGAGCCCCCGCAACGAGCTGGCGACGCTCGCCGGCCTGCGCACCGCCGTCGGCGTCGTCGTCGGCGCCGACCTCGCGAGCTGGACGGATCCCGACGTGTACGCGATCGGCGACTGCGCCCAGGTCGCCCCGCGCACCGAGGAGCTCGCCGGGCAGCGCGTGCTCCCCGGCGCTCCCTCAGGCCTCATCGGCCCGGGCTGGCGGCAGGCGGAGTGGCTCGCCGCGCAGTTCATCGCGTCGACGACGGGCGATGGTCCCGCGGATGCCGCTGCGCCCGCCGAGCGCGATGCGATCGTGATGCTCAAGGCCAAGCACATCGACGTGGTCGCGGTCGGCGACATCTCGGCGGACCCGTGGGACGACGACACCCTGCACCCGCGACGGCGGGTCTCGCAGTGGGCCGACCCCGAGCACCTGCGCTACGTGAAGATGGTGACCGAGGACGGCGCGCTCACGGGCTTCGTGAGCGTCGGGATGCCGCGCACCGCCGCCGAGCTCACCCTGCTGTTCGAGCGCCGCGGCGAACTGCCGGCCGACCGATCGGTGCTGCTGCGCTTCGACGGCCCCGACTACGACCCGAGCGCCGATGCCGATGCGTTCGCGCCGGCCTCGACCGTGTGCTGGTGCAACGGGGTCACGGTGGGCCGAATCGAGGACGCCGCCGCGTGCGGCGCCACGACGGTCGAGGGCGTGGGTCGCGAGACCCGGGCGGGCACGGGTTGCGGCGGATGCAAGGGCCGCATCGCCGAGATCCTCGCCCGCGCGGCCGAGACCGACGAGACGCCGAGCGTCACCGCCTGA
- a CDS encoding uroporphyrinogen-III synthase, with translation MSDLLECAPGFRADQLAGFRIGVTSDRRSADLIDALARRGATVIHAPTLRMTNALSDDPVIADTRAIVEARPDVLLATTAYGVRRWFEVADAAGLGEDLLDALSDTAILVRGPKARGGIRAAGLNDVGMSAQETTESLIDEVLANYPAGLTVAVQLHGFLEPSQLERLDASHARVLTVAPYRWVEIDESDDRVERLIESACTGGLDAITFTSAPAVHALFGAAEAMGRYDDLVDAMCGPVVAAAVGPVTALPLVAAGIEPIQPDRYRMGALIRLVCEHLETERVVRLETRHGPLALRGSVVDVADRRVSLAPVALMILRSLMQARGSVVARDRLVSGLPGTNDEHALEVALSRLRQTLAVPGLIATVVKRGYRIDV, from the coding sequence GTGAGCGACCTCCTCGAGTGCGCACCGGGATTCCGCGCCGACCAGCTCGCGGGCTTCCGCATCGGTGTGACGAGCGACCGACGCTCGGCCGACCTCATCGACGCCCTCGCCCGCCGCGGCGCGACGGTGATCCACGCCCCCACGCTGCGCATGACGAATGCGCTCTCCGACGATCCCGTCATCGCCGATACCCGCGCGATCGTCGAGGCCCGCCCCGACGTGCTCCTCGCGACGACCGCGTACGGGGTGCGCCGCTGGTTCGAGGTCGCGGATGCCGCGGGGCTCGGCGAGGACCTCCTCGACGCGCTCTCCGACACGGCGATCCTCGTGCGCGGGCCGAAGGCGCGCGGCGGCATCCGCGCAGCCGGGCTCAACGACGTCGGGATGAGCGCGCAGGAGACGACGGAGTCGCTCATCGACGAGGTGCTCGCGAACTACCCCGCGGGGCTGACCGTCGCCGTGCAGTTGCACGGGTTCCTCGAGCCCTCGCAGCTCGAACGCCTGGATGCGTCCCATGCCCGAGTCCTCACGGTCGCGCCCTACCGCTGGGTGGAGATCGACGAGTCCGATGACCGCGTCGAGCGGCTCATCGAGTCGGCGTGCACGGGCGGCCTCGACGCGATCACGTTCACCAGCGCCCCGGCCGTGCACGCCCTGTTCGGTGCCGCCGAGGCGATGGGGCGCTACGATGATCTCGTCGACGCGATGTGCGGTCCCGTCGTCGCGGCCGCGGTCGGCCCCGTCACGGCGCTGCCGCTCGTCGCCGCCGGAATCGAGCCGATCCAGCCCGACCGCTATCGCATGGGCGCGCTCATCCGCCTCGTCTGCGAGCACCTCGAGACCGAGCGCGTCGTGCGCCTCGAGACCAGGCACGGCCCGCTCGCGCTGCGAGGGTCCGTCGTCGACGTCGCCGACCGACGCGTCTCGCTGGCCCCTGTGGCACTCATGATCCTCCGCTCGCTCATGCAGGCCCGGGGCTCGGTGGTCGCGCGCGACCGACTCGTCTCCGGCCTGCCGGGAACGAACGACGAGCACGCGCTCGAGGTGGCCCTCAGCAGGCTCCGCCAGACCCTCGCCGTGCCCGGGCTCATCGCCACGGTGGTCAAACGGGGGTACCGCATCGACGTGTGA
- a CDS encoding molybdopterin oxidoreductase family protein, with amino-acid sequence MSRSADTHCPYCALQCAMTLTPATATDASTAPVTVGGRDFPTNRGGLCKKGWTSAELLRAPSRLGAPLVRATDGVLRETSWEDALDHVAASLRSIRGSHGADAVGVFGGGGLTNEKAYLLGKFARLALGTSRIDYNGRYCMSSAAAAGNRAFGVDRGLPFPLEDLDDAETILLLGTNVAETMPPFIGHLAGAQAAGGLVVVDPRRTATARLTDDGKGLHLQPMPGTDLALLLGLIHIVIAERLVDLDYVAARTVGYDAIRRSVASWWPERVQSTTGVPALTLRRLARRLASGDGVYILTGRGVEQHVDGTDTATAAINLALLLGLPGRPGSGYGTLTGQGNGQGGREHGQKCDQLPGYRKITDPEARAHVARVWGVPPTEIPGPGVPAVELLQSLGEPGGVRALLVHGSNLVVSSPNVANVRARIAALDLLVVCDFFLSETAALADVVLPIPQWAEEEGTMTSLEGRVIRRRRAITPPGGVRDELWILAELARRLECTATFDVDPELVFEELRRASEGGIADYSGIDYAMLDRGEAAYWPFPRGSTGTPRLFADRFAHSDGLARLVPVSVRASAHPAPLPDELTLVTGRLLEHYQSGAQTRRVPELADAQPEARAAMHPSTAERLGVADGELVELSNARGAVRCRARLTTDLRPDAVFLPFHYGDGQAANLLTSDAVDPVSAMPEFKTNLVRLARVIEIEVPA; translated from the coding sequence ATGAGCCGCTCCGCCGACACGCACTGCCCCTACTGCGCGCTGCAATGCGCCATGACCCTCACCCCGGCAACGGCAACGGATGCTTCGACCGCACCGGTGACCGTCGGCGGGCGCGACTTCCCGACCAACCGGGGAGGGCTCTGCAAGAAGGGCTGGACGTCGGCGGAACTCCTCCGTGCCCCGTCGCGCCTCGGCGCCCCGCTCGTGCGGGCCACCGACGGCGTGCTGCGCGAGACGAGCTGGGAGGACGCGCTCGATCACGTCGCGGCATCGCTCCGCAGCATCCGCGGATCGCATGGTGCCGACGCCGTCGGCGTCTTCGGCGGCGGCGGACTCACGAACGAGAAGGCGTACCTGCTCGGCAAGTTCGCGCGGCTCGCGCTCGGCACGAGCCGGATCGACTACAACGGCCGGTACTGCATGTCGTCGGCCGCGGCCGCCGGCAACCGGGCCTTCGGCGTCGACCGGGGGCTGCCGTTCCCGCTCGAGGACCTCGACGATGCCGAGACCATCCTGCTGCTCGGCACGAACGTCGCCGAGACCATGCCGCCCTTCATCGGGCACCTGGCGGGCGCCCAGGCGGCGGGCGGACTCGTCGTCGTCGACCCGAGGCGCACCGCGACCGCCCGGCTCACCGACGACGGCAAGGGGCTGCACCTGCAGCCGATGCCCGGCACCGACCTCGCCCTCCTGCTCGGCCTCATCCACATCGTCATCGCCGAACGGCTCGTCGACCTCGACTACGTCGCAGCCCGCACGGTCGGCTACGACGCGATCCGCCGCAGCGTGGCGTCGTGGTGGCCCGAGCGCGTGCAGTCGACGACCGGCGTGCCGGCGCTGACGCTGCGCCGGCTGGCCCGAAGGCTCGCCTCCGGCGACGGTGTCTACATCCTCACCGGACGCGGCGTCGAGCAGCACGTCGACGGCACCGACACGGCCACCGCGGCCATCAACCTCGCGCTGCTGCTCGGTCTGCCGGGGCGCCCCGGCAGCGGCTACGGCACGCTCACGGGGCAGGGCAACGGGCAGGGCGGGCGCGAGCACGGCCAGAAGTGCGACCAGCTGCCCGGGTACCGCAAGATCACCGACCCCGAAGCGCGGGCGCACGTCGCCCGGGTGTGGGGCGTCCCGCCGACCGAGATCCCAGGCCCCGGTGTTCCGGCCGTCGAGCTCCTGCAGTCGCTCGGCGAACCCGGCGGCGTGCGCGCCCTCCTCGTGCACGGCTCGAACCTCGTCGTCTCGTCGCCGAACGTCGCGAACGTGCGCGCGCGCATCGCCGCGCTCGACCTGCTCGTCGTCTGCGACTTCTTCCTCTCCGAGACGGCGGCGCTCGCCGACGTCGTGCTGCCGATCCCCCAGTGGGCCGAGGAGGAGGGCACGATGACCTCGCTCGAGGGCCGCGTCATCCGTCGCCGTCGCGCGATCACGCCGCCCGGCGGCGTGCGCGACGAGCTCTGGATCCTCGCGGAGCTCGCCCGTCGCCTCGAGTGCACGGCGACGTTCGACGTCGACCCCGAACTCGTCTTCGAGGAGCTGCGCCGCGCCTCCGAGGGCGGCATCGCCGACTACTCGGGCATCGACTACGCCATGCTCGACCGTGGTGAGGCCGCGTACTGGCCGTTCCCGCGTGGCAGCACGGGCACCCCGCGCCTCTTCGCCGACCGCTTCGCCCACTCCGACGGGCTCGCGCGGCTCGTGCCCGTCTCGGTGCGGGCATCGGCCCACCCTGCACCGCTCCCCGACGAGCTCACGCTCGTGACCGGGCGACTGCTCGAGCACTACCAGAGCGGCGCGCAGACCCGGCGGGTGCCCGAGCTCGCCGACGCCCAACCCGAGGCGCGGGCCGCGATGCATCCGTCGACCGCCGAACGCCTCGGCGTCGCCGACGGCGAGCTCGTCGAGCTCTCGAACGCGCGGGGTGCCGTGCGCTGCCGAGCGCGGCTGACGACCGACCTCCGACCCGACGCCGTGTTCCTCCCCTTCCACTACGGCGACGGGCAGGCGGCAAACCTGCTCACCTCCGACGCGGTCGACCCCGTCTCGGCGATGCCGGAGTTCAAGACCAACCTCGTGCGACTCGCACGCGTGATCGAGATCGAGGTGCCGGCATGA
- the nirB gene encoding nitrite reductase large subunit NirB: MIESTQEDAGARDVVIIGGGPAAHRLADSLHARDTGRTLRVTVVGEELHDPYDRVALSTRLADGAVDLTLQPSSMWDDDRIRLVTGERVIAVDPDAHTATTSGGLTLHWDELVFATGSSAPVPEIPGSGHARVYRTIDDVDALVAETRELAERHGRPAQVVVAGGGLLGLEAAGGLARLGAHTAVVHSGGWLMSAQLDEGAGRALGRIISAQGIGLHLGTRPAAVLTEGDAVVGVELANGRRIDADLVVFAIGIRPRDELARELGLELGPRGGIAISTACAASAAHVWAIGEVASFEGRCTGLVAPANAMAEVVADRLLGGAAEFTSVDDATKLKLSGVDVASFGDAFARTDQALEIVYADPARGLYQKLVVTGDAKTLLGGVFVGDASPYASLRPLLGTQLSSEPAAYLSASGMEAPAGDELPAGALVCACNNVSAGTIRDAVSGAHADHAEGCGELGALKTCTRAGTQCGSCVPLVKKLLESELLKSGITPSRALCEHFALSRQELFESVRVLELASFDEIVARLGSGRGCDVCKPVIGSILATQHGSYILDGGRGGLQDTNDRAMANMQKDGTYSVVPRIPAGEITPQKLAVIAQVATDFGLYTKITGGQRIDLFGARLDQLPDIWRQLVDAGFESGQAYGKALRNVKSCVGSTWCRFGVQDSVSMAVQLELRYRGLRSPHKLKFGVSGCARECAEARAKDVGVIATDLGWNMYVGGNGGFQPAHAQLLASDLDDETLLRYIDRYIMYYVRTADRLQRTARWIEDLEGGLDHVRDVVVHDSLGLADELEQAMATHVDTYEDEWAATLADPERLRRFRSFVNAPHVPDPTIARVPEREQFRPATADERERGEAVLVSGPSIPVRGVDA, encoded by the coding sequence ATGATCGAGAGCACCCAAGAGGATGCCGGTGCGCGAGACGTCGTCATCATCGGCGGCGGACCCGCGGCGCACCGGCTCGCCGACAGCCTGCACGCGCGCGACACCGGTCGCACCCTGCGCGTCACGGTCGTCGGCGAGGAACTGCACGACCCGTACGACCGCGTCGCACTCAGCACGAGACTCGCGGATGGCGCGGTCGACCTGACCCTGCAGCCCTCGTCGATGTGGGACGACGACCGCATCCGGCTCGTCACCGGCGAGCGCGTCATCGCCGTCGATCCCGACGCGCACACGGCGACCACGTCGGGCGGCCTGACCCTGCACTGGGACGAACTCGTCTTCGCCACGGGCTCGAGCGCCCCGGTGCCCGAGATCCCCGGCAGCGGCCACGCCCGCGTCTACCGCACGATCGACGACGTCGACGCCCTCGTCGCCGAGACGCGGGAACTCGCTGAGCGGCACGGCCGCCCCGCGCAGGTCGTGGTGGCGGGCGGCGGGTTGCTCGGGCTCGAGGCCGCAGGCGGGCTGGCCAGGCTCGGCGCGCACACCGCGGTCGTGCACTCCGGCGGCTGGCTCATGTCAGCCCAGCTCGACGAAGGTGCGGGGCGCGCGCTCGGCCGCATCATCTCGGCGCAGGGCATCGGCCTGCACCTCGGCACCCGCCCCGCCGCCGTGCTGACCGAAGGCGATGCGGTCGTCGGCGTCGAACTCGCGAACGGGCGCCGCATCGACGCCGATCTCGTCGTCTTCGCGATCGGCATCAGGCCGCGCGACGAACTCGCCCGCGAGCTCGGGCTCGAGCTCGGCCCGCGCGGTGGCATCGCGATCAGCACGGCGTGCGCGGCATCCGCTGCTCATGTCTGGGCGATCGGCGAGGTAGCGAGCTTCGAGGGGCGCTGCACCGGGCTCGTCGCACCCGCCAACGCAATGGCCGAGGTCGTGGCCGACCGGCTGCTCGGCGGCGCCGCGGAGTTCACGAGTGTCGACGACGCGACGAAGCTTAAGCTCTCGGGGGTCGACGTCGCGAGCTTCGGCGATGCGTTCGCGCGAACCGACCAGGCGCTCGAGATCGTCTACGCCGACCCGGCTCGCGGGCTGTACCAGAAGCTCGTGGTGACCGGCGACGCGAAGACCCTGCTCGGCGGCGTCTTCGTGGGCGACGCCTCTCCGTACGCGTCGCTGCGCCCACTGCTCGGCACGCAGCTCTCGAGCGAGCCGGCGGCGTACCTCTCCGCCTCCGGCATGGAGGCGCCGGCCGGCGACGAACTGCCCGCCGGAGCGCTCGTCTGCGCGTGCAACAACGTGAGCGCGGGCACCATCCGCGACGCCGTCAGCGGTGCGCACGCCGATCACGCCGAGGGTTGCGGCGAACTCGGCGCACTGAAGACCTGCACTCGCGCCGGCACGCAGTGCGGCTCGTGCGTGCCGCTCGTGAAGAAGCTGCTCGAGTCGGAGCTGCTGAAGTCGGGCATCACGCCCTCCCGGGCGCTCTGCGAGCACTTCGCACTCTCGCGCCAGGAGCTCTTCGAGTCGGTGCGCGTGCTCGAACTCGCGTCGTTCGACGAGATCGTCGCGCGGCTCGGCAGCGGCCGCGGCTGCGACGTCTGCAAGCCCGTCATCGGCTCCATCCTCGCGACGCAGCACGGCTCGTACATCCTCGACGGCGGCCGCGGCGGCCTGCAGGACACGAACGACCGGGCCATGGCGAACATGCAGAAGGACGGCACCTACTCGGTGGTCCCCCGCATTCCCGCCGGCGAGATCACGCCGCAGAAGCTCGCCGTGATCGCGCAGGTCGCGACGGACTTCGGCCTCTACACGAAGATCACGGGCGGCCAGCGCATCGACCTCTTCGGCGCACGGCTCGACCAGCTGCCCGACATCTGGAGGCAGCTCGTCGACGCGGGGTTCGAGTCGGGCCAGGCCTACGGCAAGGCGCTGCGCAACGTGAAGAGCTGCGTCGGATCGACCTGGTGCCGCTTCGGCGTGCAGGACTCGGTGTCGATGGCCGTGCAGCTCGAGCTCCGCTACCGCGGCCTCCGGTCGCCGCACAAGCTGAAATTCGGCGTCTCGGGCTGCGCCCGCGAGTGCGCCGAGGCGAGGGCGAAGGATGTCGGCGTGATCGCCACCGACCTGGGCTGGAACATGTACGTCGGCGGCAACGGCGGCTTCCAGCCCGCGCACGCGCAGCTGCTCGCGAGCGACCTGGACGACGAGACGCTGCTGCGCTACATCGACCGCTACATCATGTACTACGTGCGCACCGCCGACCGGCTGCAGCGCACGGCCCGATGGATCGAAGACCTCGAGGGCGGCCTCGACCATGTGCGCGACGTCGTCGTGCACGACTCGCTCGGCCTCGCCGACGAACTCGAGCAGGCGATGGCGACCCACGTCGACACCTATGAGGACGAGTGGGCGGCGACGCTCGCCGACCCCGAGCGGCTCCGGCGATTCCGCTCCTTCGTGAACGCCCCGCACGTGCCCGACCCCACGATCGCGCGGGTGCCCGAGCGCGAGCAGTTCAGGCCGGCCACCGCCGACGAGCGCGAGCGCGGCGAGGCCGTGCTCGTCTCGGGCCCGAGCATCCCGGTGCGCGGAGTCGACGCATGA
- the cobA gene encoding uroporphyrinogen-III C-methyltransferase, with translation MTGRVTLVGGGPGREDLLTLAAARALAVADVVLFDRLAPHERLHELAPGAELVDVGKRPGHHAVPQHEIEALLVGHALAGRHVVRLKGGDPYVLGRGGEEVLACHAAGVPVEVIPGVTSAVAVPGAAGIPLTHRGISHLFTVVSGHAPLTEHELEHLAGLGGTIVVLMGVNSLPALTAGLARFGMSAHMPVAIVERGFSAGQRTTIGDLAGIVVAAGRARVTSPAVVVIGEVVRLAHDGDASAAELMDRAAGFAAVAG, from the coding sequence ATGACCGGCCGCGTGACCCTCGTCGGCGGCGGTCCCGGCCGCGAGGACCTGCTGACCCTCGCCGCCGCGCGCGCCCTCGCAGTTGCCGACGTCGTGCTCTTCGACCGGCTCGCACCGCACGAGCGACTGCACGAACTGGCACCCGGAGCCGAACTCGTCGACGTCGGCAAGCGGCCGGGCCACCACGCCGTGCCGCAGCACGAGATCGAGGCGCTCCTCGTCGGGCACGCGCTCGCGGGCCGACACGTCGTGCGGCTGAAGGGCGGCGACCCCTACGTGCTCGGGCGCGGCGGTGAGGAGGTGCTCGCCTGCCATGCCGCGGGCGTGCCCGTCGAGGTCATCCCCGGCGTCACGAGCGCCGTCGCCGTTCCCGGCGCCGCGGGCATCCCGCTCACGCACCGCGGCATCAGCCACCTCTTCACCGTCGTGTCCGGCCATGCGCCGCTCACCGAGCACGAACTGGAGCACCTCGCGGGTCTCGGCGGCACGATCGTCGTGCTCATGGGCGTGAACTCGCTGCCCGCGCTGACGGCGGGCCTCGCCCGATTCGGCATGTCGGCGCACATGCCCGTCGCGATCGTCGAGCGGGGGTTCAGCGCCGGCCAGCGCACGACGATCGGCGACCTGGCCGGCATCGTGGTCGCAGCGGGGCGAGCCCGCGTCACGTCTCCCGCGGTCGTGGTGATCGGCGAAGTCGTGCGCCTCGCGCACGACGGCGATGCGAGCGCCGCCGAGCTCATGGACCGTGCAGCCGGCTTCGCGGCGGTGGCCGGGTGA